DNA from Ancylothrix sp. D3o:
AATCGCACACATCAAGTTTCTCGGATTACACACGGCCACATCCGAAGTCAAATTGCCTGCGGAATTTATATTAGTGTTGCGGTTGGTTTGTTGCAAGGTTTAGAACCAAAGGCTGCGTATCTGCAAGGGTTAGAAAATATCAGGCAGATGTACAACCAGCCGCCTTTTGAGAGGGAATTTAATCAGCATTTTTCAAAAGTTTTTTCTGGCAAAATCGATGAATTTTCAGAAAGTGAGATTCATAGCAGCGGGTATGTAATTCATACCCTAGAGGCATCTTTGTGGTGTTTGCTGACCACTTCATCTTATGCAGAAGCGGTTTTGAAGGCCGTTAATTTGGGTGAGGATACGGATACCACCGCTGCTGTCACGGGGGGTTTAGCCGGCATTTATTATGGTTATGATGGCATCCCCTCAGAATGGGTAAGTCAAATTGCCAAAAAAGAGGCGATTCTCGATTTAGCCAAACGTTTAGAAGCCACTTTAGCAGATTGCTGATCAGGGGCGCTTGGCTTCAGTGGCCCTAACTTGGAATGAGGCACAGCCCCTATGCTAGTCCCGATTGCCAGTGCCACACCACAAGATTTGCAAAATCACTTCAAGAAACTTTGCCGCGATCCCACACCGTGATAATCTGAGTAGTGGCAATTGTAAAGCTAAGTAAAACAAGCCGACACCGCGCTCTCCAGAGCGCTGCAACGACTATTCCAAAATCGCTAAACACAAAAAAGGCGCGAGCATGGTCACCACCGCAGAAAAAACAAACGTAGGCTACATTACCCAAATCATTGGGCCGGTTGTAGACGTGAAATTCCCTGGCGGCAAAATGCCCCAAATCTACAACGCTCTGAAAATTCAAGGCAAAAACGAAGCAGGCCAAGACGTTAACGTTACCTGCGAAGTCCAACAGCTTCTAGGTGACAACCAAGTGCGGGCCGTATCTATGAGTACGACCGATGGCATGGTTCGCGGCATGGAAGCTACAGATACAGGCTCCCCGATCAGCGTTCCTGTTGGTACTGCTACTTTGGGTCGCATTTTTAACGTGATCGGCGAACCGGTTGACAACCAAGGGCCGGTGAATAACACCGAAACTTTGCCTATCCACCGCGATGCTCCGAAATTTACGGAACTGGAAACTAAACCTTCTGTATTTGAAACCGGCATCAAAGTTGTGGACTTGTTGGCCCCCTACCGTCGAGGTGGCAAAATTGGTCTGTTTGGTGGGGCCGGTGTAGGCAAAACCGTTATTATTCAAGAGTTGATCAACAACATCGCTAAAGCACACGGTGGCGTATCCGTGTTTGGCGGTGTGGGCGAACGCACCCGCGAAGGGAATGACCTTTATAACGAATTTAAAGAGTCAGGCGTTATCAACGAGAATAACCTCTCCGAATCGAAAGTGGCTCTGGTTTATGGTCAGATGAATGAACCGCCCGGAGCTCGGATGCGCGTAGGTTTGGCCGCTTTGACGATGGCTGAATATTTCCGCGATGTCAATAAGCAAGACGTGCTGTTGTTTATTGATAATATCTTCCGTTTCGTGCAGGCCGGTTCTGAAGTATCTGCACTGCTCGGTCGGATGCCTTCTGCTGTAGGTTATCAGCCAACTCTCGGTACGGAAATGGGCGCTCTCCAAGAGCGGATCACTTCTACTACTGAAGGGTCTATTACTTCTATTCAAGCCGTATATGTGCCAGCGGATGACTTAACTGACCCCGCACCGGCCACTACGTTTGCTCACTTAGACGCCACAACCGTACTTTCTCGGAACTTGGCTTCTAAGGGCATTTACCCAGCAGTTGATCCTCTGGACTCTACCTCAACGATGTTGCAACCCAGCGTCGTTGGCGATGATCACTACAACACCGCTCGCTCTGTGCAGTCCACTTTGCAGCGTTACAAAGAATTGCAAGACATTATCGCTATTTTGGGCTTGGATGAGTTGTCGGAAGACGACCGGCTCGCCGTTGCTCGCGCCCGCAAAATTGAGCGTTTCTTGTCTCAGCCTTTCTTTGTGGCTGAAATCTTTACCGGCGCCCCCGGCAAATATGTCAAGCTCGAAGAAACCATCAAAGGCTTTAAAATGATTCTGTCTGGTCAGCTTGATGACCTGCCAGAGCAAGCTTTCTACATGGTTGGCAATATCGAAGAAGCTATCGCCAAAGGCGAAAAAATGAAGGCCGGTAAATAGTTAATGCTCATTGGTCAAAAGTCTATGGACAATTGACCAATGACTTGACTTTAGACAATTAACCACT
Protein-coding regions in this window:
- the atpD gene encoding F0F1 ATP synthase subunit beta; translated protein: MVTTAEKTNVGYITQIIGPVVDVKFPGGKMPQIYNALKIQGKNEAGQDVNVTCEVQQLLGDNQVRAVSMSTTDGMVRGMEATDTGSPISVPVGTATLGRIFNVIGEPVDNQGPVNNTETLPIHRDAPKFTELETKPSVFETGIKVVDLLAPYRRGGKIGLFGGAGVGKTVIIQELINNIAKAHGGVSVFGGVGERTREGNDLYNEFKESGVINENNLSESKVALVYGQMNEPPGARMRVGLAALTMAEYFRDVNKQDVLLFIDNIFRFVQAGSEVSALLGRMPSAVGYQPTLGTEMGALQERITSTTEGSITSIQAVYVPADDLTDPAPATTFAHLDATTVLSRNLASKGIYPAVDPLDSTSTMLQPSVVGDDHYNTARSVQSTLQRYKELQDIIAILGLDELSEDDRLAVARARKIERFLSQPFFVAEIFTGAPGKYVKLEETIKGFKMILSGQLDDLPEQAFYMVGNIEEAIAKGEKMKAGK
- a CDS encoding ADP-ribosylglycohydrolase family protein — encoded protein: MNAIVSGLMGVCVGDALGVPVEFKSRSYLLKNPVKTMTGYGTHNQPAGTWSDDSSLTFCLADAMCSGFSLPSIAHNFCRWFNEGYWTPYNEVFDIGGATSQAIFNLQEGVNPTEAGGTQERDNGNGSLMRILPMAFYHKTVDFEELINRTHQVSRITHGHIRSQIACGIYISVAVGLLQGLEPKAAYLQGLENIRQMYNQPPFEREFNQHFSKVFSGKIDEFSESEIHSSGYVIHTLEASLWCLLTTSSYAEAVLKAVNLGEDTDTTAAVTGGLAGIYYGYDGIPSEWVSQIAKKEAILDLAKRLEATLADC